One genomic segment of Capricornis sumatraensis isolate serow.1 chromosome X, serow.2, whole genome shotgun sequence includes these proteins:
- the LOC138071925 gene encoding melanoma-associated antigen B17-like, translating to MPRKHKKKHHAHGKRHQVQGDTQEAQASAAAAPGEECPSSPSSVPQGSPPSSPAAGDRQELQGAMAPSSPDAEASCAGADQGAQGPEEERADAARAALLARSIRKDPLMRKASLVMDFLLERYTKKEPITKNAMLNVIGRKYKQHFPEILSRASEHVELVFGLELKEVDCSRNIYALVNKFTLGVEEGSSDEEELPKSGLLMALLGIIFMKGDRATEEEIWDFLNVLGIYAGRKHSIFGEPRKLITKDLVQKGYLTYRQVPNSDPPLYEFLWGPRSYAETSKMKVLEVLAKIQDRVPSSFPDLYDKALRDQVVRAGLRGISISPAMAEASDPSRAKSYSSSHI from the coding sequence ATGCCTCGGAAGCACAAAAAGAAGCATCATGCCCACGGGAAACGTCACCAGGTCCAGGGGGACACTCAGGAGGCCCAGGCCAGTGCTGCTGCAGCCCCAGGAGAGGagtgcccctcctccccctcttctGTCCCTCAGGGTTCTCCCCCGAGCTCCCCTGCTGCTGGCGATCGCCAGGAGCTTCAGGGAGCCATGGCCCCTAGCTCTCCTGATGCAGAGGCTTCCTGTGCAGGAGCTGATCAAGGTGCCCAGGGCCCCGAGGAGGAAAGAGCAGATGCCGCCCGAGCAGCCCTGCTTGCTCGGAGCATTCGCAAAGATCCTCTCATGAGGAAGGCCAGCCTGGTGATGGATTTCCTGCTGGAGAGGTACACCAAGAAGGAGCCCATCACAAAGAATGCCATGCTGAATGTCATCGGCAGGAAGTACAAGCAGCACTTCCCGGAGATCCTGAGCAGAGCCTCTGAGCATGTGGAGCTGGTGTTTGGCCTGGAGCTGAAGGAAGTCGACTGCAGCAGGAACATCTACGCCCTCGTCAACAAGTTCACTCTCGGGGTTGAGGAAGGTTCAAGTGATGAGGAGGAGCTGCCCAAGTCTGGTCTCCTCATGGCGCTCCTGGGCATCATCTTTATGAAGGGTGACCGCGCCACCGAGGAGGAGATCTGGGATTTCCTCAATGTGTTGGGGATCTATGCTGGGAGGAAGCACtccatctttggggagcccagaaaGCTCATCACCAAAGATCTGGTGCAGAAGGGGTACCTCACCTACCGCCAGGTGCCCAATAGCGATCCTCCGCTCTACGAGTTCCTGTGGGGCCCGAGATCTTATGCCGAGACCAGTAAGATGAAGGTGTTGGAAGTTCTGGCCAAGATCCAGGATAGGGTCCCGAGTTCCTTCCCAGACCTCTATGACAAGGCTCTGAGAGATCAGGTGGTtagagcagggctgagaggcaTTTCCATTTCTCCAGCCATGGCTGAGGCCAGTGACCCTTCCAGGGCCAAGTCCTACAGCTCCTCCCACATCTAG